The Acidobacteriaceae bacterium nucleotide sequence CGACGGCGTCGTTCACTACTGCGTCACGAACATGCCGGCAGCCGTGCCCAACACCTCAACCCACGCGCTCACCAACGCCACCTTCCCCTATGTACTGAAGCTCGCCAACCAGGGTCCTCTGGCGGCAATCAAAGCCGACGCCGGCCTCGCTGAAGGCGTCAACACCTTCGACGGCAAGCTCACCTACAAAGCCGTAGCCGACGCGCAGGGCAAAGAGTTCACCCCCATCACGTCTCTCTTCTAAGCTTCACGTACCCATCCCCCAAGAGCCCCCGCCGACACCTCGGCGGGGGCTTTTCTATCGTGCGCAAATTCCGTTGCTCACCGAGCCCCCGTCCCCAACTACACTGTGACCCATGGGAACCAGCGCCACGAAACGCCGCATACTCGTCATCACGCTCGGCGTCTGCCTGCTCCTTCTCTTCCTTTCCCTCGCCACGCTCAACGCCTTCAACCTCCACTTCCTCAACCCCGCTTCGCCGATCCAGACGCTGGTCTTCGTCGGCCTTTCGATCATCGCGTTCCTGCTCTTTGTCGCCGTGCTCGTCGCGCTCGTGCGGAACTTCATGAAGCTCTACGCCGACCAACGCTCGCGCATCCTCGGCACGCGTCTGCGCACCAGAATGCTCTGGGGAGCGGTGCTCGTCTCCGTCGCGCCGCTGGTCTTCATGTTCGCGTTCAGCTATCTGCTGATGAATCGCGCCGTCGACCGCTGGTTCTCGCAGCCCGTCACCCAGATGCGTGACGACGCCAACACCCTCGCCACAGAACTCTTCCGCTACGCTGCCGCCAACGCTCGCTCAGAAGCCGACTCCATCGCCGTCGAGCTCTCCGCCCAGGGCCACATCACGCCCGAGTACGCCAACGTCGCGCTGCTTCGCCACGACCTCACCCTGCAAGGCGGCTTTGCCATCGTCTACAGCGACAGCAACCCGGTCGCCGCGCTGCACATGCCCAAAGGCGCTCCGCTGCAGGTAAACGCGGTGCTGCCAGACGACAGCATCAGCGCAGGCTCGCAAAAACCACCTGCTACCGCACCCATCAGCCCCGAACCCGCGCCGCAAGCCATTCTGCAGGCCGCGCGCCGCAACGACGCCCCCTTCTACAGCATCGGCGACACCGACTACACCTTCGCCACCGCAGGCATCAAGGGTGGAGGCATGGTCGTCGTTGGTCTGCCCATCCCTCGCGGCATCTCGGCCACCAGCCTTCGCCTGCGCTCCGCCGCAGACGCCTACTGGGCGCTCTTCCGCGAACGTCGCCAGGTTCGTAACCTCTACATGGGCCTCCTGCTCCTGACCACGCTGCTCGCGCTTTTCGCCTGCTGCTGGCTCGCACTCAACCTCTCCAAGCAAGTCACGCGACCGATCGAAACACTCGCTGACGCCATGGAAGCCATCGCAGCCGGTGATTACGCACATCGTGTCTCCGCAACCTCCACCGAAGAGCTCGGCGAGCTCGCCTCCAGCTTCAACGCCATGGCCACCGACCTCGAAAGCGCCCGCGTCCTCGCCAACCAATCCAGCGCGCAGCTTTCGGAGCTCAACACAGCCCTGCTGACCCGTCGCCGCGAGCTCGAAACCATCATCGAAACCATCCCCAACGGCCTCGTCACCTTCTCGGCCGATCGTCGCCTCGTGCTCGCCAACCGCGCCTTCTACGAGCTGCTGGACCCCGGCGGTCAACGCAGCTTCCTCGGCCAGAAGCTCGAGGAGATATTCCCCGCCGAAACGCTGGAGCTCCTCGACCGCCTTTTGCAACGCTCGCACCGCATGGGCTCCGCCTCCTCGGAACTTGAGATGGCCTCCAACACCGGGCCGCGCCAGCTCTCGGCCACCGTAGCCCTTCTCGAAGACGGCCCCCAGCACGACTCCATCGGCTACGTGCTCGTGCTCGAAGACGCCACCGAACTCCTCCGTGCGCAGAAGCAGTCCGCCTGGAAAGAAGTCGCCCGCCGCGTCGCCCACGAAATCAAGAACCCGCTCACGCCCATCGCGCTGAACGCCGAACTCATTCGCCGCCATATCGACCGCCTCGAACCCGTCCTGACCGAGGCCCACATCGGCTCGCGCTCACCCGCCGTCATCCAGCGCTCCACCGAAGTCATCAACTCTTCGGTCGAAACCATGCGCTCACTCGTCGATCAGTTCTCCGCGCTCGCCGAGTTCCCCTCCGCTCGCCCTCGCCCCGCAGACGTCAACAACATCGTCGAAAACTCGCTGGCACTCTTCGCCGGCCGACTCGGCAACATCCGCGTTCATCGCAACCTCGGCGTAGAGCTCCCACTCGTCTTCGCCGACCCCAACGCCCTGCAGCGAGCGCTCTCCAACCTCATCGACAACGCCGCCGAAGCCATGCAGCAATCCCTGCTTCGCGAGATGAGCCTCAGCACCCGCATGCTGCCCTCCGGCATGGTCGAACTCAGCGTCGCCGACACCGGCACCGGCCTTACCGACGAGATGCGCGAGCGGCTCTTCCTCCCCTACTTCTCCACCAAGCAGCGCGGCACCGGCCTCGGTCTCTCCATCGCCGCGAAAATCATCCAGGAGCATCAGGGCACTATCCGCGCAGAAAAAAACATGCCCTCCGGTGCTCGCTTTATCATCGAGCTCCGTCCTGCATCTGATACACCAGAAGCCGAGCCTGCAATAGAACCCTTAACCCGACGCGCTACACTCTAGGCCCTTCCCATGACTCACGTCCTCATCGTCGACGACGAAGCCGATATCCGCGAATCGCTCGAAGCCATCCTCCGCGAAGAGGAGTACACCATCACCACGGCGGGCACCGCATCCGAGGCCCTCGAACTCGTGCGTGATGCCGACTTCCAGGCCGTTCTGCTCGACATCTGGCTCCCCGACGGCGACGGCCTCGACGTGCTCGCCCGCATCCGCGAAACCTCCGCGCAGAGCAATCCGCCCGAGGTCATCATGATCTCCGGCCACGGCACCATCGAAGCCGCCGTGCGTGCCACCAAGCTCGGAGCTTACGACTTCCTCGAAAAGCCGCTCTCGCTCGACCGTACCCTGCTCGTTCTCCGCAACGCCGTCAACGCTCATCGCCTGCGCGAAGACAACAAGGAGTTCGCCCGCCAGCAGAGCTCGCACCACGCGCTCACCGGCGAATCCGTGCCCATGAAGGCCCTGCGTCAACAGATCAAGCTCATGGCCCCCACTAACGGCCGCGTGCTCATCTTCGGCGAATCCGGCGCGGGCAAAGAGCTCATCGCCCGCACCATTCACTCCGAATCACTGCGCTGCGACCGCCCCTTCGTCGAGCTCAACTGCGCTGCCATCCCCGAAGACTTCATCGAAGCCGAACTCTTCGGCTATCGTCACGGCGCTGGCCCCAACTACGGCGGCAGCCGCTCCGTGAACCAGCCCTACGAACAGCGCGGCACCTTCGAACGCGCCGACGGCGGCACGCTCTTCCTCGACGAAGTCGGAGACATGAGCCTCAAGACGCAGGCTAAGGTCCTGCGCGCGCTCGATGAGCAGCGCTTCTATCCCGTCGGCGCATCCTCGCCCGTCTACATTGACACCCGCGTCATCGCCGCTACCAACAAGGACATCGAAGAAGAGATCGCACGCGGCAACTTCCGTGAAGACCTCTTCTACCGCCTCAACGTCATCCCCTTCTTCGTGCCGCCCCTGCGCGACCGCAAAGAAGACATCCCCGCGCTCACACGCGAGTTCCTGGCAGAGTTCGGCCAGCAGTACGGCCGCCCGCGCGTCGACATCACCGACACCGCACTCGCCACACTCAAGCAATACAACTGGCCCGGCAACGTTCGCGAACTGCGCAACGTCATCGAACGCGTCCTCATCCTCAACCCCAAGGTCCAGCGCCTCGAAGCCAAGCACCTGCCGATGCTCGTGCAGCGCACCGACGGCCGCGCCTCCACCTCTGCACCACGCGAAGAGTTCTCCTCCCTCTCCGAGGCCC carries:
- a CDS encoding sigma-54 dependent transcriptional regulator encodes the protein MTHVLIVDDEADIRESLEAILREEEYTITTAGTASEALELVRDADFQAVLLDIWLPDGDGLDVLARIRETSAQSNPPEVIMISGHGTIEAAVRATKLGAYDFLEKPLSLDRTLLVLRNAVNAHRLREDNKEFARQQSSHHALTGESVPMKALRQQIKLMAPTNGRVLIFGESGAGKELIARTIHSESLRCDRPFVELNCAAIPEDFIEAELFGYRHGAGPNYGGSRSVNQPYEQRGTFERADGGTLFLDEVGDMSLKTQAKVLRALDEQRFYPVGASSPVYIDTRVIAATNKDIEEEIARGNFREDLFYRLNVIPFFVPPLRDRKEDIPALTREFLAEFGQQYGRPRVDITDTALATLKQYNWPGNVRELRNVIERVLILNPKVQRLEAKHLPMLVQRTDGRASTSAPREEFSSLSEAREAYERDYILKELDRHNGNVTRAAEALGLERSHLYRKMRTLGINVGE
- a CDS encoding ATP-binding protein, giving the protein MGTSATKRRILVITLGVCLLLLFLSLATLNAFNLHFLNPASPIQTLVFVGLSIIAFLLFVAVLVALVRNFMKLYADQRSRILGTRLRTRMLWGAVLVSVAPLVFMFAFSYLLMNRAVDRWFSQPVTQMRDDANTLATELFRYAAANARSEADSIAVELSAQGHITPEYANVALLRHDLTLQGGFAIVYSDSNPVAALHMPKGAPLQVNAVLPDDSISAGSQKPPATAPISPEPAPQAILQAARRNDAPFYSIGDTDYTFATAGIKGGGMVVVGLPIPRGISATSLRLRSAADAYWALFRERRQVRNLYMGLLLLTTLLALFACCWLALNLSKQVTRPIETLADAMEAIAAGDYAHRVSATSTEELGELASSFNAMATDLESARVLANQSSAQLSELNTALLTRRRELETIIETIPNGLVTFSADRRLVLANRAFYELLDPGGQRSFLGQKLEEIFPAETLELLDRLLQRSHRMGSASSELEMASNTGPRQLSATVALLEDGPQHDSIGYVLVLEDATELLRAQKQSAWKEVARRVAHEIKNPLTPIALNAELIRRHIDRLEPVLTEAHIGSRSPAVIQRSTEVINSSVETMRSLVDQFSALAEFPSARPRPADVNNIVENSLALFAGRLGNIRVHRNLGVELPLVFADPNALQRALSNLIDNAAEAMQQSLLREMSLSTRMLPSGMVELSVADTGTGLTDEMRERLFLPYFSTKQRGTGLGLSIAAKIIQEHQGTIRAEKNMPSGARFIIELRPASDTPEAEPAIEPLTRRATL